In Dehalococcoidales bacterium, the following proteins share a genomic window:
- a CDS encoding uroporphyrinogen decarboxylase family protein, with protein MEKQWAELTWQEKREERFKRWLNPEVKFNSKAAEKLYKDRATRFIKAVKLEEPDRVPCMLPSGMYPAFYAGYTLKDIMYDYAKMKEAYLKFVADFDMDTYTGPALVFPGKVLDMTDHRLHKWPGHGLPDNASLYQYVEKDYMKADEYPLLLGNPADFWWRYLLPRVVGALEPFRKLPQMNGMMGIPIMFYGAMAEPDVEQAFKTMIEAGKEVRRWQQAVGEIGMATLAAGVPNLRGGGMGGAPFDSVADMLRGTQGMVMDMYRQPERLHEAMEIVIPNTIKSAVAAADASGCPFCFMPLHKGDESFMSPKQFETFYWPSYRRVLMGMVEEGLVPYPFAEGRYGARLDIIKDMPRGSVLWSFEDIDMARAKKVLGDTACIAGNVPSSVLYTKTPAEVKEYCRKLIETCAPGGGYILTGAAGMNEGNPENLRAVMAAAVEYGVY; from the coding sequence ATGGAAAAACAATGGGCGGAATTGACCTGGCAGGAAAAACGGGAGGAGCGCTTCAAGCGCTGGCTCAATCCCGAGGTCAAGTTTAACAGCAAGGCGGCGGAGAAGCTCTATAAAGACAGGGCTACCCGCTTTATCAAGGCCGTCAAGCTGGAGGAGCCGGACCGCGTGCCCTGCATGTTGCCCTCCGGCATGTACCCCGCCTTTTACGCCGGCTATACCCTCAAAGACATCATGTATGACTACGCCAAGATGAAAGAGGCTTACCTCAAGTTTGTGGCTGATTTTGATATGGACACCTATACCGGCCCCGCCCTGGTTTTCCCCGGTAAGGTCCTGGATATGACTGACCACCGTCTGCACAAGTGGCCCGGGCACGGTTTGCCGGATAACGCTTCTCTCTACCAGTACGTGGAAAAAGACTACATGAAAGCGGACGAGTACCCCCTGCTGCTCGGCAATCCGGCGGACTTCTGGTGGCGCTATCTCCTGCCGCGGGTGGTGGGGGCCCTGGAGCCTTTCCGCAAGCTGCCCCAGATGAACGGCATGATGGGCATACCCATCATGTTCTACGGGGCCATGGCGGAGCCGGACGTCGAGCAGGCTTTCAAAACGATGATTGAGGCCGGCAAAGAGGTGCGACGGTGGCAGCAGGCGGTCGGGGAAATCGGTATGGCTACCCTCGCCGCCGGTGTTCCCAACCTGCGCGGCGGCGGCATGGGCGGCGCCCCGTTCGATAGCGTGGCGGACATGCTGCGCGGGACGCAGGGCATGGTCATGGATATGTACCGCCAGCCGGAAAGACTGCATGAAGCCATGGAGATAGTCATCCCTAACACGATTAAGAGCGCGGTGGCCGCGGCTGATGCTTCCGGCTGTCCGTTCTGCTTTATGCCCCTGCACAAGGGCGATGAGAGCTTCATGTCCCCCAAGCAGTTCGAGACTTTTTACTGGCCCAGCTACCGGCGCGTGCTCATGGGCATGGTCGAGGAGGGGCTGGTGCCCTATCCCTTCGCGGAGGGGCGTTATGGCGCCAGACTTGATATAATAAAAGATATGCCCCGCGGCTCGGTGCTGTGGTCGTTCGAGGATATTGACATGGCGCGGGCGAAGAAGGTCCTGGGTGATACCGCCTGCATCGCCGGCAATGTCCCGTCCTCGGTCTTATACACTAAAACTCCCGCGGAGGTGAAGGAATACTGCCGTAAGCTTATCGAGACCTGCGCCCCCGGCGGCGGCTATATCCTGACCGGAGCGGCCGGCATGAACGAGGGCAACCCTGAAAATCTGCGGGCGGTGATGGCAGCCGCCGTTGAATACGGAGTCTATTAA